Proteins co-encoded in one Anguilla anguilla isolate fAngAng1 chromosome 16, fAngAng1.pri, whole genome shotgun sequence genomic window:
- the LOC118215639 gene encoding protein FAM81A-like isoform X1, whose amino-acid sequence MRAFITKKMSRARPGFSSLLPFERPRSSRHLQPHHALPPLPLPPAASALKPERYSRPQMLNTSATLVDMDCQSGREIVSSVKRLQGRGPSDEQLLKLMLEEHIYSVTMLTQRLNGDIEVLQEKLRSWAEVTYGTQSALQRMELQQLAVLGDLRGRIARCDANIAKLSTDLRSTREDLQSLDKEQKISKAALETKLREVETQVSLMCSKVDQTTTLKEAKKNPIEGDSSLLDSKLKSVTDELKAQILSVQNWMDKEQENTLKEVLNKIEQLSQLIKNKISSNDKAVQFAGKLGKLEETRREKEEPQRGRDSERMLKAKISRIEQRLWDEVQDLRAETNTGFAIIHESLASLRKVLEAKMKLGHEQLEQQVRQTQGRGSGAEHGERVG is encoded by the exons ATG AGAGCTTTTAtcacaaagaaaatgtcaagAGCAAGGCCAGGATTTTCGTCTCTGCTGCCTTTCGAAAG GCCAAGAAGTTCAAGGCATCTCCAACCGCACCATGCactcccccctctgcccctccctcccgctgcCTCTGCCTTGAAACCCGAAAGGTACAGCAGACCGCAGATGCTGAACACTAGCGCCACCCTGGTGGACATGGACTGCCAGAGCGGCCGGGAGATTGTGAGCAGTGTGAAGAGACTACAGGGCAGGGGGCCGAGCGATGAGCAGCTGCTCAAGCTGATGTTGGAGGAGCACATCTACAGCGTCACCATGCTGACCCAGAGGCTGAACGGAGATATTGAG gTGTTACAGGAGAAACTGCGGTCCTGGGCTGAGGTGACCTATGGGACCCAGTCTGCTCTGCAGAGGATGGAGCTGCAGCAGCTTGCCGTCCTGGGAGACCTCCGTGGAAGGATTGCCAG GTGTGATGCCAACATTGCCAAGTTATCAACTGACCTCCGATCCACCAGAGAGGATCTCCAAAGCCTGGACAAAGAACAAAAGATCTCTAAAGCTGCATTAGAGACCAAACTTAGGGAGGTAGAAACCCAG GTCTCTCTGATGTGCAGTAAGGTAGATCAGACTACAACCCTAAAAGAAGCCAAGAAGAATCCCATAGAGGGAGACAGCAGCCTACTGGACTCAAA ATTAAAAAGTGTAACGGATGAACTGAAAGCCCAGATCCTCTCTGTTCAGAACTGGATGGACAAGGAACAGGAGAACACACTCAAGGAAGTTCTAAACAAGATTGAGCAGCTTTCCCAACTCATAAAGAATAAGATT AGCAGCAATGACAAGGCTGTCCAGTTTGCGGGGAAGCTGGGCAAGCTTGAGGAGACgcggagggagaaggaggagccacagagagggagagactctGAGCGAATGCTCAAAGCCAAAATCAGCAGGATAGAGCAGAGACTGTGGGATGAAGTGCAGGATTTAAGGGCAGAGACAAACACCG GATTTGCCATCATCCACGAGAGCCTGGCTTCCCTGAGGAAAGTGCTGGAAGCCAAGATGAAGCTAGGCCatgagcagctggagcagcaggttCGACAGACCCAGGGACGAGGCAGTGGGGCTGAGCACGGCGAGCGTGTGGGGTAA
- the LOC118215639 gene encoding protein FAM81A-like isoform X3 — MLNTSATLVDMDCQSGREIVSSVKRLQGRGPSDEQLLKLMLEEHIYSVTMLTQRLNGDIEVLQEKLRSWAEVTYGTQSALQRMELQQLAVLGDLRGRIARCDANIAKLSTDLRSTREDLQSLDKEQKISKAALETKLREVETQVSLMCSKVDQTTTLKEAKKNPIEGDSSLLDSKLKSVTDELKAQILSVQNWMDKEQENTLKEVLNKIEQLSQLIKNKISSNDKAVQFAGKLGKLEETRREKEEPQRGRDSERMLKAKISRIEQRLWDEVQDLRAETNTGFAIIHESLASLRKVLEAKMKLGHEQLEQQVRQTQGRGSGAEHGERVG; from the exons ATGCTGAACACTAGCGCCACCCTGGTGGACATGGACTGCCAGAGCGGCCGGGAGATTGTGAGCAGTGTGAAGAGACTACAGGGCAGGGGGCCGAGCGATGAGCAGCTGCTCAAGCTGATGTTGGAGGAGCACATCTACAGCGTCACCATGCTGACCCAGAGGCTGAACGGAGATATTGAG gTGTTACAGGAGAAACTGCGGTCCTGGGCTGAGGTGACCTATGGGACCCAGTCTGCTCTGCAGAGGATGGAGCTGCAGCAGCTTGCCGTCCTGGGAGACCTCCGTGGAAGGATTGCCAG GTGTGATGCCAACATTGCCAAGTTATCAACTGACCTCCGATCCACCAGAGAGGATCTCCAAAGCCTGGACAAAGAACAAAAGATCTCTAAAGCTGCATTAGAGACCAAACTTAGGGAGGTAGAAACCCAG GTCTCTCTGATGTGCAGTAAGGTAGATCAGACTACAACCCTAAAAGAAGCCAAGAAGAATCCCATAGAGGGAGACAGCAGCCTACTGGACTCAAA ATTAAAAAGTGTAACGGATGAACTGAAAGCCCAGATCCTCTCTGTTCAGAACTGGATGGACAAGGAACAGGAGAACACACTCAAGGAAGTTCTAAACAAGATTGAGCAGCTTTCCCAACTCATAAAGAATAAGATT AGCAGCAATGACAAGGCTGTCCAGTTTGCGGGGAAGCTGGGCAAGCTTGAGGAGACgcggagggagaaggaggagccacagagagggagagactctGAGCGAATGCTCAAAGCCAAAATCAGCAGGATAGAGCAGAGACTGTGGGATGAAGTGCAGGATTTAAGGGCAGAGACAAACACCG GATTTGCCATCATCCACGAGAGCCTGGCTTCCCTGAGGAAAGTGCTGGAAGCCAAGATGAAGCTAGGCCatgagcagctggagcagcaggttCGACAGACCCAGGGACGAGGCAGTGGGGCTGAGCACGGCGAGCGTGTGGGGTAA
- the LOC118215639 gene encoding protein FAM81A-like isoform X2, whose translation MSRARPGFSSLLPFERPRSSRHLQPHHALPPLPLPPAASALKPERYSRPQMLNTSATLVDMDCQSGREIVSSVKRLQGRGPSDEQLLKLMLEEHIYSVTMLTQRLNGDIEVLQEKLRSWAEVTYGTQSALQRMELQQLAVLGDLRGRIARCDANIAKLSTDLRSTREDLQSLDKEQKISKAALETKLREVETQVSLMCSKVDQTTTLKEAKKNPIEGDSSLLDSKLKSVTDELKAQILSVQNWMDKEQENTLKEVLNKIEQLSQLIKNKISSNDKAVQFAGKLGKLEETRREKEEPQRGRDSERMLKAKISRIEQRLWDEVQDLRAETNTGFAIIHESLASLRKVLEAKMKLGHEQLEQQVRQTQGRGSGAEHGERVG comes from the exons atgtcaagAGCAAGGCCAGGATTTTCGTCTCTGCTGCCTTTCGAAAG GCCAAGAAGTTCAAGGCATCTCCAACCGCACCATGCactcccccctctgcccctccctcccgctgcCTCTGCCTTGAAACCCGAAAGGTACAGCAGACCGCAGATGCTGAACACTAGCGCCACCCTGGTGGACATGGACTGCCAGAGCGGCCGGGAGATTGTGAGCAGTGTGAAGAGACTACAGGGCAGGGGGCCGAGCGATGAGCAGCTGCTCAAGCTGATGTTGGAGGAGCACATCTACAGCGTCACCATGCTGACCCAGAGGCTGAACGGAGATATTGAG gTGTTACAGGAGAAACTGCGGTCCTGGGCTGAGGTGACCTATGGGACCCAGTCTGCTCTGCAGAGGATGGAGCTGCAGCAGCTTGCCGTCCTGGGAGACCTCCGTGGAAGGATTGCCAG GTGTGATGCCAACATTGCCAAGTTATCAACTGACCTCCGATCCACCAGAGAGGATCTCCAAAGCCTGGACAAAGAACAAAAGATCTCTAAAGCTGCATTAGAGACCAAACTTAGGGAGGTAGAAACCCAG GTCTCTCTGATGTGCAGTAAGGTAGATCAGACTACAACCCTAAAAGAAGCCAAGAAGAATCCCATAGAGGGAGACAGCAGCCTACTGGACTCAAA ATTAAAAAGTGTAACGGATGAACTGAAAGCCCAGATCCTCTCTGTTCAGAACTGGATGGACAAGGAACAGGAGAACACACTCAAGGAAGTTCTAAACAAGATTGAGCAGCTTTCCCAACTCATAAAGAATAAGATT AGCAGCAATGACAAGGCTGTCCAGTTTGCGGGGAAGCTGGGCAAGCTTGAGGAGACgcggagggagaaggaggagccacagagagggagagactctGAGCGAATGCTCAAAGCCAAAATCAGCAGGATAGAGCAGAGACTGTGGGATGAAGTGCAGGATTTAAGGGCAGAGACAAACACCG GATTTGCCATCATCCACGAGAGCCTGGCTTCCCTGAGGAAAGTGCTGGAAGCCAAGATGAAGCTAGGCCatgagcagctggagcagcaggttCGACAGACCCAGGGACGAGGCAGTGGGGCTGAGCACGGCGAGCGTGTGGGGTAA
- the LOC118215638 gene encoding uncharacterized protein LOC118215638, translated as MIANPRNSEGLPTTGMMTEKEVLCGDLMAAALKAMVKRYGKAIRTNPLFPSKNDSGVISKKALNVWWSQQKNNKQKGKYAAMCVVMAYKSAAHKLKQYEGELERCRSEIDELQRCRSELDSKNKLLAKVQEDLYKAPPYSQVMDDISVEPSAPMAPIAVDSIPNPDRSEGQPSIITQIKHTPLSPSDLRSMVRELPDLKRYDPNMAFWEKIAQYMTVGGLHAFDVYVLTKAKCPSAVWSELGEFNNSAWASVRFTSTLEMEEAVEKFRKTVYKALGTGSNLYSLYLTRQQREDEPFDRYIDEKYSLYSTYGNAGDNPSKDNPDFLMNVLEGSVALYRDTAGKAGFRPKDCSDLISWAACLNKYHSGVNKGGARSGLRSHSHNKAPLHMAPVQEIAPCSNCGRSGHSQADCHRGRRTQCKICHKYGHVAQACRSGNNQSERGSQLQDMSKDELVRLIKSLETSE; from the coding sequence ATGATAGCTAATCCGCGTAATTCTGAAGGGCTACCAACTACGGGAATGATGACGGAGAAAGAGGTTTTATGCGGGGATCTAATGGCAGCGGCATTAAAAGCTATGGTTAAAAGATATGGGAAAGCAATTAGAACTAACCCCCTATTCCCTAGCAAAAATGATTCCGGGGTAATTTCAAAGAAGGCATTGAACGTATGGTGGtcccaacagaaaaataataaacagaaaggtAAATATGCAGCAATGTGCGTAGTGATGGCATATAAAAGCGcagcacacaaactcaaacaataTGAGGGAGAGCTGGAGCGCTGTCGTAGCGAAATAGACGAGCTGCAAAGGTGTCGTAGCGAACtagacagcaaaaacaaactgttaGCTAAGGTACAGGAGGATTTGTACAAGGCTCCCCCATATTCACAGGTTATGGATGATATATCTGTAGAGCCTAGTGCCCCAATGGCCCCCATAGCAGTAGACTCGATTCCGAATCCGGATCGGAGTGAGGGACAGCCAAGTATtataacacaaatcaaacatacacCACTAAGTCCTTCTGATTTGCGTAGCATGGTTCGGGAATTACCCGATCTCAAAAGATATGACCCGAACATGGCGTTTTGGGAGAAAATAGCACAGTACATGACGGTGGGGGGATTACATGCTTTCGACGTTTATGTGTTAACAAAGGCAAAATGTCCAAGTGCTGTATGGAGCGAGTTGGGGGAATTTAATAACTCTGCATGGGCATCTGTCCGCTTCACATCCACGCTTGAGATGGAAGAAGCAGTGGAAAAGTTCAGGAAGACCGTTTATAAAGCTCTAGGTACAGGTTCCAATCTGTATTCATTATATCTTACCCGCCAACAACGCGAAGATGAACCTTTTGATAGGTATATTGACGAGAAATACAGTTTGTACTCCACATATGGTAATGCAGGTGACAATCCAAGTAAAGATAACCCCGATTTCCTGATGAATGTACTCGAGGGAAGTGTAGCTTTATACCGAGACACAGCGGGTAAGGCTGGTTTTCGACCGAAGGATTGTAGCGACTTAATTTCGTGGgctgcatgtttaaataaataccatagTGGTGTAAACAAGGGGGGCGCAAGATCAGGTCTGAGGTCACATTCTCACAATAAAGCACCCCTCCACATGGCTCCGGTACAGGAGATAGCTCCTTGCAGCAACTGTGGGAGATCAGGGCATAGCCAGGCGGACTGTCACAGAGGGAGAAGGACCCAATGTAAGATCTGTCACAAATATGGACACGTTGCCCAGGCATGCAGATCTGGGAATAACCAGTCAGAACGAGGTAGCCAGCTCCAAGACATGTCAAAAGACGAACTCGTTAGATTAATTAAATCGCTTGAAACCTCAGAATAG